GCACCGTCCCGCCGCGCGTGCCGCAAGGTGGCGGGATGTCCCCGGCCCCTGTTGTTGCCGGCGTCGGGCAGGTCCCCGTCGGACCGAAGGTTCGCGTCACGCGCGGCAATGCCGTCACCGAAGTCTCCGTCGCAGGAAAGAACTGAGATGCGCCCCCACCTCTCCCTTCGGCATGGCTCAGCGCTCGTCGCCGCGCTGCTGGCCGCGCTGCCTTCGGTCGCGGCAGACGCCGCCCCGCGCGCCGCCGGTCGCGGCAAGGCCATCGCCTCGCGTCCTGCCACCCGCATCGGGCTGCCGCCGGTCGGCGTCACAAAGCCAAGCATCGAAAAGTGGCTGTCGATCGGCGAAGGCGAACTGATCACGCTTCCGGCCGCGGTGGACGAGGTCTGGACCTCGAACGCCGACACCGCCGACGTGTACGTTGCAAATCCACGCCAAATCCATCTGTTCGGCAAGGCGAACGGCGAAGCGACGATCTTCGCCACCAATCGTGGCGGCGCGGTGATCTACGCCGCGACCGTCCGCGTGGCGCAGAATTCTACGCAGATCGACCGGATGCTCCAGGCTGCCCTGCCGGGTACCGACTTCCACGTGACCATGGTCGGACAGATCGCCGTCCTGAATGGCGATGCCGCTGCCCCGGCCGATGCCGAACAGGCGATGCGACTGGTGAGCAGCTTGCTGAACCCCGGCGTCGATACATCCGTAGACAATGCGGTGTTGAAGATCGCGGTCATTAACCGCATCCGCGTAGCGACGCCTTTGCAGGTGAACCTGCAGGTCAAGTTCGCCGAGGTGAGCCGGACGTTCCTGAAAAGCATCGGGAACAACATTACGACGCGCAGTCTCGGCGCTTCGAACCCTTCGCTGGGGATCGGCTTTGGACGACCGGGAACGATCACGACCGTTCCCGGTGTGCCGGGGACGAACATCGTGGATGCCAACAACGCGCGCCCGGGCGACACCTTGTTCACCTTGCCCGGCGTGGTGAACGGCGGTGGCACGTTCAGCCTTTTCGGGCGCATGCTCGGCGCCGACTTCATCAACGCGCTCGATCTGGGCGAGACACTGGGTCAGGTCACGACGCTCGCCAGCCCGAACCTGACGGCGTTGTCGGGGGAGACCGGCACCTTCCTGGCGGGCGGTGAGATCCCCATCCCGATCGCACAGGCGCTCGGCACCAACTCGATCGAATACAAGCAGTTCGGCGTCAGCCTCGCCTATACGCCGACCGTGCTGTCGGACGGTCGCATTTCGTTGCGCGTCAAGCCTGAGGTGTCGCAGCTCGATTACGGTAACGCCGTGTCGGTCGGCAGCGCCCGCGTACCTGCGCTCACCACCCGACGTGCGGAGACGACCGTCGAGCTCGGCTCGGGCCAGAGCTTCATGATCGCCGGGCTGATGCAAAACACGCACAACAACAGCTACACCAAGACGCCCGGCGTCGGCGACCTGCCGATCCTCGGCGCGCTGTTCCGCTCCAATGGCTTTCAGCGCAACGAGACCGAATTGGTGATCGTCATCACACCCTACCTGGTGCGTCCGACCAACGCGGCCGACATCAAGTTGCCGACCGACGGCTACAAGGCCCCGACCGATCTGGAGCGCGTGTTCCTCGGCAAACTGGACAGCGGTGACCGCGCGGCGGAGCGGCCCAAGCCGCAGATGGCCGCGCCGCCCTCGGCGCCTGCGCCGCTCGCCACACCCGCCCCCGTCGATCGTCGCGGCACGAGCCGCGCGACTCCGCCGGCACCCGGCTTCTCGACGAATTGAGGATGCTCGAAATGACCACGCGTCCGCTTCTTCTCGCCACCCTCGCGCTCTGCGTGCCGCTCGCCGGCTGCGCTGGCGACTATCGGGGCGTCGAAACCATCCACCAGCCCGTCGTCACGCAGACGGATTACGCGCTCGATCTGCTCGCCGGTCCTGACGGGCTGGCGCAAGGCGAGGCGCAGCGGCTGCGCGGCTGGCTCGACGTGCTCGGCGCAGCGCCCGGCGCGACGATCGCGATCGACGACCCCGGGGCCATACCTGCCGTCCGGAACGACATCGCGGCGGTGGCGGGCGGGCACGGCTTGCGCTTCGCTGCGACGACGCCGGCACCCGGTGCAGCGCTCACGCCCGGCACGGTGCGGGTCGTCGTGACGCGCAGCGCCGCGTCGGTGCCGAGCTGCCAGGTACCTGGTGCCCGCAGCGGGATCGTCAACTTCGACGCGCATGCCGGCAGCACCTTCGGCTGCGCGATCAACGGCAATCTCGCTGCAATGGTCGCCGATCCGACCGACCTCATCCAGGGCAAGTCCGACGACGGCAGCGGCACCGCCATGACGGCCGCCAAGGCAGTGGGCATGTGGCGCAAGGCAGCCCCGACCGGCGCCGGCGGCACGGTCCTCAAAAGCGAATCGACGGGAGGCCGCTGACATGAACGCCCCATGGAAAGTCGCCGGCACCGCGGCCCGCGCGCCCTTCTTCGCCTTCTGCTGCGACGATGCGTCGGCCGAAACCCTGCGCACCGTCGTCGACGATCTCGGCTGGCCGCAGGAGAACGTCTATAAGGGCGGGTTGCGGCAGGGCGTGCAGACGCTGGCGGTCAGCTCGAGCCCCCAGGTGCTGTTCGTCGACCTCAGCGAGACCAGCGATCCGCTCGGCGAGATCAACAGCCTTGCCGAGGTGTGCGAGCCGGGCACGATCGTGATCGCCGCCGGGCAGATCAACGACGTGCGCCTCTATCGCGACCTGCTGGCGAGCGGCATTCACGACTATTTGTTGAAGCCGCTGGCGGTGGATGCGGTGCGCGACGCCTTTGCCGCCGCGCAGACGATGCTCAACGCGCCGCGCTTCACCGAAGCCGCTACCGAACAGCCGCACGCTGCACTGGCGGTGATCGGTTGCCGCGGAGGCGCCGGCGCCTCCACGATCGCGACATCGCTGGCATGGCAGATGAGCGAAGTAGGCAAACGCTCCACCGCGCTACTCGACCTCGACGTACACTTCGGCACCAACGCGCTGGCGCTCGACCTGGAGCCGGGACGCGGCCTCGTGGACGCGATCGACAATCCGAGCCGCATCGACGGACTCTTCCTCGAACGCGCGCTGGTACGAGCCTCCGACAAACTTTCGGTGCTGTCTGCGGAAGCACCGATCAGCAACCCGATCGTCACCGACGGCGCAGCCTATTACCAGCTCCAGGAAGAGTTGCGTGGCGCGTTCGAGATGAGCATCATGGACCTGCCGCGTGCGATGCTGATCCAGCATCCGCACCTCATGACCGAAGTGCAGGCGGTTGTGCTCGTCACCGAACTGACGCTCGCCGCTGCGCGCGACACGATCCGGCTGCTGTCGTGGTTGCGCACCAATGCCCCGCAGGCGCAGGTGTGCGTGCTCGCGAACCGCGTCCATTTGGGGGCGCAACAAGAAGTGCTCCGCAAGGATTTCGAGGGCTCGATCGAACGCAAGATCGACGTCGCGATCCCCTACGACCACAAGCTGGCGACCCAGGCCGCCAAGCTCGGCAAGCCGCTGGCCGCGGCAGGCAAGGGCTCGAAGACCATCGCCCCCCTCGCCGATCTTGCCAACCGACTGCTTGCCGCCACCGGCGAAGACGCGGTGCCGCTGAATGGCGCCGCCGCGCGCGGCGGCTCGCTATTGGCGCGCTTCACCGAGTTCATGGCCAAGAAGCCGGCCCAGAAGTGATCTCCGCGTCCCCTCGCCCTTCGGAGCCGCCATGTCGCCGGTGATCCTCCTGTTCCTGGCCGCGGCGATGACGCTGGGGCTGCTCGTCATCGCCTTCGCGGGCCCATCCACGCAGAAGACGACCGCGCGCCGGCTGGCGGGATTGCGTGATCGGCACACGGTGGTGCAGGGCAATACGATGGAGGCGCAACTGCGCCGTATCACCGGCCGGCGCGCCACCAGGGCCGATCTGGCGGTGATGCGCATCCTGCCGAACGAAGCCGAGCTGAAGAAGCGGCTGGCGATGACCGGCAAGACCTGGACGGTCGGCCAGTACGGCATCGGCGCCGTGACGATCGCCATCGTCATATTCCTGTTGCTGGCGTTCAAGGGGCTGCCGCTGCTGCTCGCGCTCCTCATCGGCATGGTGATCGGCGCACTCGTTCCGCATCTGGTGGTCGGCTATCTCATCAAGCGCCGGATCGGCTCCTTCATCGCGAAGTTTCCCGACGCCATCGAGTTGCTGGTACGAGGGCTCCGCTCGGGCCTGCCGATTTCGGAGACGATGCAGGTCGTCGGCGCAGAGGTGCCCGGCCCGGTTGGCGAGGAGTTCCGCGCTGTCTCCGACAAGATGCGGATCGGCCGGACCATGGACGTCGCGCTTCAGGAAACCGCAGACCGGCTGACGACGCCGGAATTCCAGTTCTTCGTCATCACGATCGCGATCCAGCGCGAAACCGGCGGCAACCTCGCGGAGACACTTCAGAATCTTGCCACCGTGCTGCGGCAGCGTGGGCAGATGAAACTGAAGATCAAGGCGATGTCGTCCGAATCCAAGGCGTCGGCTTATATCATCGGCGCGCTGCCGTTCATCGTCTTCGCGCTGATCTATTCGATCAACCCGCCGTATATGCTGACGTTCTTTACCGATTTCCGGCTGATGGTCGTCGCTGGCGGCGGTTTTGTCTGGATGGCGATCGGCGCCTTCATCATGTCCCGTATGGTGAGCTTCGAGATCTGACATGCCCACGATCCTAGGCTTTGACACGCTCACGCTTGCCATCATCCTGCCGCTGCTTGCCGCGGTGGTGATAATCGGCTTGCAACTCACCCGCGGTTTGCGCGACCCCATGACCCGGCGGGTGCGCGCGCTCAACGATCGGCGCGAGCAGTTGAAGGCCGGCATCACCGCCTCGACCGCCAAGCGCCGGACCAAGCTGGTCCATCAGAACAACACCGCCGACCGCGTGCGCAGCCTGCTGTCGTCGTTGCGCGTCCTGCAGGACGAGCAATTGAAGGTTGCCCAGCGCAAGCTGTTACAGGCCGGTATCCGAAACAAGGAATGGGCGGTCGCGGTCATTTTCGGCCGGCTGGTGCTGCCGATCGTGTTCGGCGGGTTGATGGTGATCTGGGTCTATCTGCTCGATGCGTTTCCGGAGTGGGGCGCGCTCAAGCGCTACGGGCTGGTCGCAAGCACATTCGTGCTGGCCTACAAGGCGCCCGATATCTTTCTGAAGAACAAGATCACGAAGCGCAGCGCGGCGATCCGCAAGGGGCTGCCCGACGCGCTCGACCTGCTCGTGATCTGCGCCGAGGCCGGCCTGACCGTCGACGCCGCCTTCCACCGGGTGTCGCGCGAACTGGGGAAGGCGTATCAGGAACTCGGTGAGGAATTCGCGTTGACCGCGATCGAGCTAGGCTTCCTTACGGACCGCCGTCACGCGTTCGAGAATCTGGCAACGCGCGTCGATCTCGATGCGGTGCGCGGTGTCGTGACCACGATGATCCAGACCGAGAAATACGGCACCCCGCTCGCCAGCGCGCTGCGCGTCCTGTCGGCGGAGTTTCGTAACGAGCGGATGATGCGGGCCGAGGAGAAAGCTGCGCGGCTGCCGGCGATCATGACGGTGCCGTTGATCCTGTTCATTCTGCCGGTGCTGTTCGTCGTGATCCTCGGGCCTGCCGCCTGTTCGCTCAACGACTCGTTCATCAACGCCAAGCCGTAGGAACAGCAGGGGGACTCCGTCGTTTACCTCGCGAAACGAACGGAGGATCGTCATGCTGTTCACCACGACGACGCAATATATCGCACTGGCGGTCGCGCTGGTGGCCGGCTGGCTATTCGGACTCGCCAGCCATCCGGGCGGGCGCAAGTGGAAGACGCGCTACGCCGCGGAGCGCGATGCGCACGCCACCACCAACAAGCGCGTGAGCGAGCTGGAACGCGAGCATGACGTCGCGACCAGGCGCGCGACGGAGCTGGAGCGCGAGCACGGCACCGCTGGCACACGTGTCACCGAGCTGGAGCACGAACGTGACGTCGCCGCGCAGCGCGCGAACGAGCTGGAGCGGCACGTCGAGGAACTGCGTCGCGAGAACGAACGCCTTGCGGCCGCGCACCCGGTAGTCGACGATCGCCGCATCCACGACGATCGCCCACTGGCTGGTGACCGCTTTGTCGAGGACGATCGTCTCGCCCCCGGCCATCCGCGCGACCGCGGATTCATCTGACGCATTAGCGTGGGCAAGCTCGGCTTGCCCACGCTCAAGCGAGGCGCCTCACGCGTCGGCGCTGGACGGCGCCAATCGTGACGAATCCGAGCAGCAGCGTCATCCATGTTGCGGGCTCCGGAACCGCACGCATCGCGAAACTATACTGGCTGGAGAGGCCGCTACGCATACCCGCCGCCGCCACTAGCGGGAACGTGTCCTCGATGCGCAGTTCGTAGCTGCCGGGCGCGAGCAGCGCCTGTGTTTCTCCGCTAGAACCGTCACCCAGCGAGTCGAGCCGCAGAAGCGTGTCCGATGCGCCGCGCACCGCAAGCGACAGCGCCTGTCCGGGGGCACTTCCCCCGGCGGCGCTCCCGAACGTGGAGACGCCCCAGTTCACGTCGAAAGCGGTCAGCGAATCGACAGTGAAGAAGTAGCGGTAATTCGCGGTGGCCGACTGGATCGCGTCGCTGTCGCCGGGCGTCAGCGAACGACGGAACGTCACGCGCCCGCGCTCCGCACTGTTCAGCACCGCCAGCACCGAGGAGGTGGCGCGAATACCGGACACTCCGCCGCCGGGCGCGACGATCTGCGCCGAGGCGTTGATCGTACCCGCGCGTGTACCCGCATCGCTCCCGTCGGAGGCAAGCGGCTCCATGTTGACGGTCGCGCGCAATTGCGTGTCGACGATCTGCGTTCCGATGATGACCGCCGCCGATGCCGACGTGGTGGTGACAGCAAGCGCGGCCAACACCGCTGCGATTAGGATTTTCATGAACGTGCCTTCAATGCTGCCTGCGCCGCCGCCAGCCGCGCGATCGGCACACGGTATGGCGAGGCGGAGACATAATCGAGCCCGACCTGCTCGCAGAACGCGATCGATGCGGGATCGCCGCCATGTTCGCCGCAGATGCCGAGCTTGATGTCCGGCCGCGTGGCACGCCCGCGCTGTGCCGCGATTTCGACCAGCTCGCCGACGCCCTCGACATCGAGGCTGACGAAGGGATCGCGCGCGTAGATGCCCTTTTCGACATAGGCGCCCAGAAAGCGGCTGGCGTCGTCACGGCTGACGCCGAGCGTCGTCTGCGTCAAATCGTTGGTACCGAACGAAAAGAACTCACCCGCCTCGGCGATCTCGCCCGCGCGCAGCGCCGCGCGAGGCAGTTCGATCATCGTGCCGACGAGATAGTCGATCGTTCGCCCACGCTCGGCGAACACCGCCTGCGCCGCGGTGTCGACCACCACCTTCATCAACTCCAGCTCGCGCTTGGTCGCGACCAGCGGGATCATCACCTCGGGGATCGGCGCCTCGCCCGACTTCTCGGCGACGTCGAGCGCCGCCTCGAAGATCGCGCGCGCCTGCATCTCGTAGATCTCGGGGTAGGTCACGCCCAGACGGCAGCCGCGATGGCCGAGCATCGGGTTGAATTCGTGCAGTTCCGCTGCGCGACGCTTGAGCTGGTCGATCGCGATCCCCGTGGCGGCAGCGACCTCGGCGAACTCATTTTCCTGGTGCGGAAGGAATTCGTGGAGCGGCGGATCGAGCAATCGCACCGTCACCGGCAATCCCGCCATCACCTCGAAGATCGAGGTGAAATCGGCGCGTTGTTCGGGCAGCAGCTTCTCCAGCGCGGCGCGGCGTCCCGCCTCGTCCTCCGCGAGGATCATCTGGCGCACCGCGGTGATGCGCGCGGCGTCGAAAAACATATGTTCGGTGCGGCATAGTCCCACACCTTCGGCACCAAAATCACGCGCGGTGCGGCAATCGAGCGGCGTTTCGGCATTCGCGCGCACCTTCAGGCGGCGGACCTTGTCCGCCCACACCATCAGCGTGCCGAAGTCGCCGGCGAGCTCCGGCTGGATCGTCGCGACTTCGCCGATCATCACCTCGCCGGTCGCGCCGTCGATCGTGAGCCGGTCGCCCTCGCGCACCTCGCGTCCGGCGCAGCGCAGCACCTTGTCCTTCGCGGAGATCGACAGCGACCCCGCCCCCGACACGCACGGGCGCCCCATGCCGCGCGCGACGACCGCGGCATGGCTGGTCATCCCGCCACGCGCGGTCAGGATGCCCTTCGCCGCGTGCATCCCGTGAATGTCCTCCGGGCTGGTCTCGGTGCGCACCAGGATCACCGCCTTGCCGTCCGCCGCCATCCGCTCGGCGGTGTCGGCGTCGAACACGACGAAGCCGCTCGCCGCACCCGGCGAGGCGGGCAGCCCCTTGGTCAGCACATCGCGCGCCGCCTCGGGATCGAGCGTGGGGTGGAGCAACTGGTCGAGCGCCTGCGGCTCGACGCGCGCGATCGCTTCCTCCTCGGTGATCAGCCCCTCGCTCGCCATCTCGACCGCGATCTTCAGCGCAGCCTTGGCGGTGCGCTTGCCCGAGCGGGTCTGGAGCATCCACAACTTGCCGCGCTCGACGGTGAACTCGATGTCCTGCATGTCGCGGTAATGCGTCTCGAGCTTGTCGAAGACCGCCGCCAGCTCGGTATAGACCTCGGGCAGCGCCTCTTCCATCGACAGCGGCTTGGCGCCGGCTTCCTCGCGCGCCGCGCGGGTGAGATATTGCGGGGTGCGGATGCCGGCGACGACGTCCTCGCCCTGCGCATTGATCAGGAACTCGCCGTAATAAGCGCGGTCGCCCTTGGCGGGATCGCGGGTGAACGCGACGCCCGTGGCGCTGGTGTCGCCCATGTTGCCGAACACCATCGCCTGCACGTTGACCGCCGTACCCCAGTCACCGGAGATGTGGTTCAGACGGCGGTAGACCTTCGCGCGTTCCGACTGCCACGACCCGAACACCGCGCCGACCGCGCCCCACAATTGATCGTGGACATCCTGCGGGAACGGCTTTCCCCATTCCTTCGCGACGATCGCCTTGTATTCGGCAACCAGTTCACGCCAGTCCGCCGCGGACAATTCGGTGTCGAGCGTGAAGCCGCGGTCTTCCTTCGCGATCTCCAGCGCCTCCTCGAACGCGCCGTGATCGAGTTCGAGCACGACATCCGAGTACATCTGGATGAAACGGCGATAGCTGTCCCACGCGAAGCGCTCGTCACCACTGGCGGCCGCCAGCCCCGCGACGGTGGCGTCGTTGAGCCCGAGGTTCAGCACCGTGTCCATCATGCCGGGCATCGACACGCGCGCACCGGAGCGGACCGAGACCAGCAGAGGATCGGCGGGTTCGCCGAAGCGCTTGCCCGTCACCTGCTCGATATGCGCGATCCCCCCGGCGACTTCGGCCCTGAGCGAGTCGGGAAAGCTTTCGCCCTCCTCGTAATAACGCGCGCACATCGCGGTGGAGATCGTGAAGCCGGGCGGCACCGGCAGGTCGATCGACGCCATCTCGGCCAGGTTCGCGCCCTTGCCCCCCAACAAGTTCTTGTCGCCCTTTCCCCCATCGGAGACGCCGCCACCGAAGCGATAGACGTAACGCTGGGCCATGGTTCCAAGTCCTTGATTTCGCGTCGCCGCGCGCCGCGAATGTTGTGAAAGTTGAGACGCTGGCGCGTTTTCCGTCAGCCGTCGATTCTCGAGAAATCGGCCACCTTGTGCACTGCGGCACGAACGCGCGCCAGCAGGTTTAGACGTGCGGTGCGCCGAACCGGATCGACGTCATTTACGGTAACGCTATCAAAGAACACATCGATCGGTGCGCGCAACGTGGCGAGCGCGGCCATCGCACCCTCGAAATCCTCGCGCGCGACCGCATCGGCGGCGGCCGGTTCGGCGGCATCGAGCGCGGCGACGAGCGCAGCTTCGCCGGTTTCGGGCGTGTAGGACAGCGGTTCGTATGCGGCGGGCACGACCTCGCCCGCGACGCCTTCCTTCTTCAGGATGTTGGCGGCGCGCTTGTAGCCGGCGAGCAGGTTCGTGCCGTCGTCCGTGCCGACGAACGACTGGAGCGCACGGACGCGGGCGAGCAGGCGGACCAGATCGTCCTCGCCGCCGAGTGCGAACACTGCGTCGATCAGGTCGTGACGGACGCCGGCCTCGCGTTGCTGGACCTTGAGGCGGTCAATAATGAAATCAAGAATCTCGGTCGAGCCGCTGTCGTCAGACTTACCAAGCGCCACGATTGCTGCGGGGTGAAATGGCAGACGCAGGTCGTTTTTATTGATCAGAGCCGAGATGCCAAGCGCCGCCCGCCGAAGAGCGAACGGGTCCTTCGAGCCGCTCGGCTTTAGCCCGATACCGAAGAACTGCGCGACGCTGTCCAATTTGTCCGCCAGCGACACCGCCACCGTCACCGGATCGGTCGGCACGTCGTCACCCTGCCCGACCGGCTTGTAGTGATCGCGCACCGCGTTCGCGACCGTTTCGTCCTCGCCCTGCGCGGCGGCATAGTAACCGCCGATAAGTCCCTGCAATTCCGGGAACTCGCCGACCATGCCGGTGACCAGATCGGCCTTGGCGAGGCGGGCGGCACGCTCCGCCTGATCGGCCTGCGCCGGCGTGCCGACGATCCCTTCCTCGACCAGCCAGCGCGCCAGCTTCGCGACGCGCTCGACCTTGTCGGCGACGGTGCCGAGCTTCTCGTGGAAGACGATCCGGTCGAGCTTCTTGGCCTGCTCCTCCAGCGGCACCTTCAGGTCGGTGTCGTAGAAAAAGCGCGCGTCGCTCAAGCGTGCGGCGAGCACCTTCCGATTGCCCTCGACGATCTTCGCGCCGCCATCGTGCGCGACGATGTTAGCGGTACACACGAAAGCGTTGGCGAGCTGCCCCGTCCCATCGCGGCACACGAAATATTTCTGGTTCACGCGCGCGGTGAGCTGGATCACCTCGGGCGGGACCGAGAGATATCCGGCATCGAAGCGACCGAGCAGCGGCACCGGCCATTCGGTCAGCCCGGCATTCTCGGCGACCAGGCCTTCGTCCTCGACCAGCACCAGTCCGGCCCCGGCGGCCAGCGCGGCGGCGCGATCGCGGATGAGCGCGGCGCGCTCGTCCTGGTCGACGATGACGTGGCAGGCACGCAGCTTCTCTTCGTAGTCCGCCGCCGAGCCGATCGTGATCGTGCCGGGGTGATGGAAGCGATGCCCGAGCGTCGCGGCACCGCTTTCGACGCCCGCGATCGTGACCGGCACGACCAGTTCACCGAACAGCGCGACGATGCCGTGCAGCGGGCGAACCCAGCGCAGGCTCTCGGTGGACGACGATGCCGCGCCCCAGCGCATCGACTTCGGCCACGGGAAGGCACGGATGACGGCCGGGATCGCCTCGGCCAGCACCTCGGCAGTGGCGCGGCCGGGCCGTTCGGTGACGGCGTAGAACACGCCGTCACGCTCGGTCAGTTGCGCGGCGGTGAGCCCGGTCTTGCGGAGGAAGCCCTCCAGCGCCTGCGGCGGCGCGGAGGCGCGCGGGCCCTTCACTTCCTCGGCGACCGCCTCGGTGGCGTGCGGCAGGTCGCGCAGGATCAGCGTCAGGCGGCGCGGCGTGGCATAGGTGACGGCCGAAGCGGCGGTCAGCCCCGCCTTCGCCAGTTCGGCCGCGAACAGCCGCGCCAGATCCTCGCGCGCCCTGGCCTGCATCCGCGCCGGGATTTCCTCGGAGCGCAGTTCGAGAAGGAAATCGGTCACGCGGCCCACCCGTTCTTTTCCATATATGCCGCACAGGCGGCCTTCGCGAGATCGCGGACTCGGCCGATGTACGCCTGCCGCTCGGCAACGGAGATCACGCCGCGCGCCTGCAACAGGTTGAAGGTGTGGCTGGCCTTGATCGCCTGTTCATAGGCGGGGATCGGCAGCTTCGCGGCGAGGCTGCGCTCGCATTCGGCGGCCGCCTTCCGGAACAGGTCGAACAGCGCGTCGGTGTCGGCGACCTCGAAGTTCCAGGTCGACATCTGCCGCTCGTTTTCGAGGAACACGTCGCCGTAGGATACGCCCGCGTCGTTGAAGGCGAGATCGTAGACGTTGTCGACGTTCTGGATGTACATCGCCAGCCGTTCCAGCCCGTAGGTCAGCTCGCCCGCGACCGGCTTCATGTCGAAACCGCCCATCTGCTGGAAATAGGTGAATTGCGTCACCTCCATCCCGTCGCACCACACTTCCCAGCCGAGCCCCCACGCCCCCAGCGTCGGGCTCTCCCAATCGTCCTCGACGAAGCGGATGTCGTGCAGCCCGGTATCGACGCCGATCGCCGCGAGGCTGCCGAGGTACAATTCCTGCAGATCAGGCGGGCTGGGCTTCAGGATCACCTGATATTGGTAATAATGCTGTAGCCGGTTGGGGTTCTCGCCGTAGCGGCCGTCGGTGGGACGGCGGCACGGCTGGACATAGGCGGCGTTCCACGTGTCCGGCCCCAGCGCGCGCAGCGTGGTGGCCGGGTGGAACGTGCCCGCCCCCATTTCCATGTCATAGGGCTGAAGGATCGCACAGCTGCGCTCCGACCAATATTGGTGGAGCCGCAGGATCATCGCCTGGAAGCTGAGCGGGCGGGGAGCGCTGGTGTCGGTCACGGTCGCGGTCTGTGGCGCATGGGCGGCGCGGAATCAACAAAGCCGTGGCGCGCGCCCCCTTCCCTTCGACCGCGCGGCCGGTCATGAGCGGCGCCATGAAGAACGCCGCCACCGCGCTTGCGCTGCTCCTCGTCCTGCCGCTGCCCGCCTGCGCGCAGCAGGCACCCGCACCCGCCGCGGCGCACGATGCCGACCCCGCGCTGTGGGTGGTGAAGGACAGCGACACGACCATCTACCTGTTCGGCACGGTCCATGTCCTGAAGCCGGGATTGTCATGGTTCGACGAGGCCGTGAAGACCGCGTTCGACGGCTCGCAGACGCTGGTGCTGGAGATGGTCGAGCCCGACGCCGCCACGCAGCAGAAGGTGGTCGCCGGCGCCGCCTTCAACCCGGCCGGAACGCCGCTGACGCAGCAACTGCCGCCCAATTATCGCGGCGCTTTCGCCAGGGCGATGGGCGACGGCGGGGTGCCAGCCGCCGCCTACGACCGGATGCGGCCGTGGTTCGCGGCGGTCACGCTGTCGCTGCTGCCGATCCGCCAGCTCGGCTACGATCCCGCCAACGGGCCGGAGAAAGTGTTGTCGGACGCGGCGAAAAAGGCCGGCAAGCCGGTGATCGGGCTGGAGACGTTCGAGGGCCAGCTGGGCGTGTTCGGCGCCCTGTCGCAGGATGCGCAGATGCAGCTGCTGGAAAGCACGCTCGACGAACTGCCGAAGGTGGACGCGACGTTCGGGACGCTGGTGGACGCCTGGGCGACGGGCAATCCCGACGGTGTCGCCAAGGAAATGAACGATTCGCTCAAGGACTCGCCGGAAGTCGCCAAGGCGCTGCT
The genomic region above belongs to Sphingomonas phyllosphaerae 5.2 and contains:
- a CDS encoding type II and III secretion system protein family protein, whose amino-acid sequence is MRPHLSLRHGSALVAALLAALPSVAADAAPRAAGRGKAIASRPATRIGLPPVGVTKPSIEKWLSIGEGELITLPAAVDEVWTSNADTADVYVANPRQIHLFGKANGEATIFATNRGGAVIYAATVRVAQNSTQIDRMLQAALPGTDFHVTMVGQIAVLNGDAAAPADAEQAMRLVSSLLNPGVDTSVDNAVLKIAVINRIRVATPLQVNLQVKFAEVSRTFLKSIGNNITTRSLGASNPSLGIGFGRPGTITTVPGVPGTNIVDANNARPGDTLFTLPGVVNGGGTFSLFGRMLGADFINALDLGETLGQVTTLASPNLTALSGETGTFLAGGEIPIPIAQALGTNSIEYKQFGVSLAYTPTVLSDGRISLRVKPEVSQLDYGNAVSVGSARVPALTTRRAETTVELGSGQSFMIAGLMQNTHNNSYTKTPGVGDLPILGALFRSNGFQRNETELVIVITPYLVRPTNAADIKLPTDGYKAPTDLERVFLGKLDSGDRAAERPKPQMAAPPSAPAPLATPAPVDRRGTSRATPPAPGFSTN
- a CDS encoding CpaD family pilus assembly lipoprotein translates to MTTRPLLLATLALCVPLAGCAGDYRGVETIHQPVVTQTDYALDLLAGPDGLAQGEAQRLRGWLDVLGAAPGATIAIDDPGAIPAVRNDIAAVAGGHGLRFAATTPAPGAALTPGTVRVVVTRSAASVPSCQVPGARSGIVNFDAHAGSTFGCAINGNLAAMVADPTDLIQGKSDDGSGTAMTAAKAVGMWRKAAPTGAGGTVLKSESTGGR
- a CDS encoding AAA family ATPase, with protein sequence MNAPWKVAGTAARAPFFAFCCDDASAETLRTVVDDLGWPQENVYKGGLRQGVQTLAVSSSPQVLFVDLSETSDPLGEINSLAEVCEPGTIVIAAGQINDVRLYRDLLASGIHDYLLKPLAVDAVRDAFAAAQTMLNAPRFTEAATEQPHAALAVIGCRGGAGASTIATSLAWQMSEVGKRSTALLDLDVHFGTNALALDLEPGRGLVDAIDNPSRIDGLFLERALVRASDKLSVLSAEAPISNPIVTDGAAYYQLQEELRGAFEMSIMDLPRAMLIQHPHLMTEVQAVVLVTELTLAAARDTIRLLSWLRTNAPQAQVCVLANRVHLGAQQEVLRKDFEGSIERKIDVAIPYDHKLATQAAKLGKPLAAAGKGSKTIAPLADLANRLLAATGEDAVPLNGAAARGGSLLARFTEFMAKKPAQK
- a CDS encoding type II secretion system F family protein; translated protein: MSPVILLFLAAAMTLGLLVIAFAGPSTQKTTARRLAGLRDRHTVVQGNTMEAQLRRITGRRATRADLAVMRILPNEAELKKRLAMTGKTWTVGQYGIGAVTIAIVIFLLLAFKGLPLLLALLIGMVIGALVPHLVVGYLIKRRIGSFIAKFPDAIELLVRGLRSGLPISETMQVVGAEVPGPVGEEFRAVSDKMRIGRTMDVALQETADRLTTPEFQFFVITIAIQRETGGNLAETLQNLATVLRQRGQMKLKIKAMSSESKASAYIIGALPFIVFALIYSINPPYMLTFFTDFRLMVVAGGGFVWMAIGAFIMSRMVSFEI
- a CDS encoding type II secretion system F family protein, with the protein product MPTILGFDTLTLAIILPLLAAVVIIGLQLTRGLRDPMTRRVRALNDRREQLKAGITASTAKRRTKLVHQNNTADRVRSLLSSLRVLQDEQLKVAQRKLLQAGIRNKEWAVAVIFGRLVLPIVFGGLMVIWVYLLDAFPEWGALKRYGLVASTFVLAYKAPDIFLKNKITKRSAAIRKGLPDALDLLVICAEAGLTVDAAFHRVSRELGKAYQELGEEFALTAIELGFLTDRRHAFENLATRVDLDAVRGVVTTMIQTEKYGTPLASALRVLSAEFRNERMMRAEEKAARLPAIMTVPLILFILPVLFVVILGPAACSLNDSFINAKP
- a CDS encoding PEPxxWA-CTERM sorting domain-containing protein — protein: MKILIAAVLAALAVTTTSASAAVIIGTQIVDTQLRATVNMEPLASDGSDAGTRAGTINASAQIVAPGGGVSGIRATSSVLAVLNSAERGRVTFRRSLTPGDSDAIQSATANYRYFFTVDSLTAFDVNWGVSTFGSAAGGSAPGQALSLAVRGASDTLLRLDSLGDGSSGETQALLAPGSYELRIEDTFPLVAAAGMRSGLSSQYSFAMRAVPEPATWMTLLLGFVTIGAVQRRRVRRLA